The Triticum aestivum cultivar Chinese Spring chromosome 3A, IWGSC CS RefSeq v2.1, whole genome shotgun sequence genome includes a region encoding these proteins:
- the LOC123058534 gene encoding probable WRKY transcription factor 75: protein MDGLHGDDEAHTFPPFPYFSAPSTPPPLASPLASSSDGQHSPLAAALQQLTPPPWPCTPPDLTLQPAMGDVNWSSLFQTGPVALPEQEEEAVQADQSGENDGEAGGSGSGNKEKAKGSAGRSGKKKASKPRFAFQTRSENDILDDGYRWRKYGQKAVKNSSNPRSYYRCTHPTCNVKKQVQRLAKDTAIVVTTYEGVHNHPCEKLMEALGPILKQLQFLSQF from the exons ATGGATGGTCTCCACGGAGACGACGAGGCGCACACGTTCCCTCCCTTCCCCTACTTCTCGGCGCCGTCGACACCGCCGCCACTCGCGTCACCGCTGGCCTCGTCGTCGGACGGTCAGCACAGCCCGCTCGCCGCAGCGCTCCAGCAGCTGACCCCGCCCCCGTGGCCATGTACTCCTCCTGATCTGACCCTTCAGCCGGCGATGGGGGACGTGAACTGGTCGTCCCTGTTCCAGACGGGGCCGGTGGCTctgccggagcaggaggaggaggccgtgCAGGCGGATCAGAGCggggagaacgacggcgaggcggGTGGGAGCGGAAGTGGTAACAAGGAGAAAGCGAAGGGAAGCGCCGGGAGATCGGGGAAGAAGAAGGCGAGCAAGCCGCGGTTCGCGTTCCAGACGAGGAGCGAGAACGATATCCTGGACGACGGCTACCGCTGGAGGAAGTACGGGCAGAAGGCCGTCAAGAACAGCTCCAACCCTAG GAGCTACTACCGGTGCACCCATCCCACATGCAACGTGAAGAAGCAGGTGCAGCGCCTGGCCAAGGACACGGCCATCGTGGTGACCACGTACGAGGGTGTGCACAACCACCCCTGCGAGAAGCTCATGGAGGCGCTCGGCCCCATCCTGAAGCAGCTCCAGTTCCTCTCCCAATTCTAA